DNA sequence from the Antedon mediterranea chromosome 7, ecAntMedi1.1, whole genome shotgun sequence genome:
CAGGGTCCATGGCTGTGGAAAGCATTCCAAGTTTCAGTATGCCATTGGAATTTCGTCATCCAGTTCTTATGCAAGATATTGAATGTGACGGTACAGAAAAACGACTTGATGAATGCACATGGTCGCAACCAACAAATGACAGCTGTCAGCCTGTATCTGTTCACTGCAATGGTAAGGAGAAAACCTTTGATAACTAAACAAGTTACTAATAACTATCCTCTTATCCCAATAATCTCTCGCAACTGTTAAAAAAGACACCCAATAAGGTAGATGGGTTCAATCAGTTCTTCAAGCTGAAATTCATACAATTCAGCTACAGAATTGACTTGCAGATAACCTATTTGATCTATGGGATTGTTAGAGAAGATCTTGGAAAACAAATTGTCAAAACTGATTGCTAGTCCAATAGCAACGTCCCACTAATAGGTCATCATTATTTGACATTATTAAATGCATAAGACTATTTCCTACGGTTTTgtgaatttattttttgttggtGATATGCATCTCATCTGAGACAGGAATGATTATGCTGTATGTAAAAATAGGTAGTTCTGATTTATATAAAGCAGTTGCTATGTATTGTATTTAAgaattttgttttctctttattgtgcctttttgtttaattttatttgtcaattagacgaaagaaataatttttttctctcACTTTATCTGcgtcctcctcacacaattatatttattgatttatgttctgtattatattgtattgtgtgaaacaataaacttgaaactTTGAAACTTGAAACTATTATTGTAGGAGATGTTAGACTCCAAGAAGAAGATAGCGATTATCCAAGTTTAGAAATATACTTGAATAATGATTGGCTGACCGTCTGCTCATCTCAATGGACTAGTGTTAACGCAGACGTTGTTTGCAAGATGCTTGGATACTTAGGCTCTGTTCCAGACGACTGCTGCTCGTCGAAACCGGCAACTGACAATACACACTATGTGACTGATGTTATATGTGATGGCAGTGAGGACCATATAAAGAGATGTTCATACTTCATATCTGACTCTTGTGTTAGCAATGAGGTGGTCGGACTTAATTGTATCAAAAGTAGGCGATATTATACTTAAACAAAAGCATAGGAATagtttgttatattatataaatgaaaAAGTATTAACTGTGATTATTTCGCATATTTTATAATGTGGAAATATAACTAGCGACTGGCTTAGTAGTTAATCTAGTGATTAATAGCCATATTATTGGCAAAACAAGTTTACTCTGATAAGGACTacaaaccgtaggtccagtgtacacaaaatggtctcacTTTTAAGAACCTAGTAAACTGAGTAGGGTTTTGCTGCCTGGTGTTCCAGTAAACACACTGTCTTAAGTAGGCATATTATTCCGTGATTATCAGTATGTTGATCGTGGAACTATATAATTTCTCTTACATATGCAGATAGATGTGGTGATCGATGGATATATATCGGAGGAAGGTGTGTTTTTATTTCGTCCCGCTTAGATGGCCTAATTCCATTAAACTGGACACAATCTAGAGATTATTGTAATGGCATTGATGCCGAATTGATAACGATAAAAGATGATTCTGAGTTGGAGGAACttaacaatcaatttgtttacgTTTGGATTGGACTTAATGATGACGTAAGTTTATCTTTACCCATGATGCAAGTTCATCAAATGTTTTAGCTCATTTCTAGGTTGTCTGTAACTGTACCTTATATAAATTTTCaagtttatattaaatgtatgtttCTGAAATGAAGGACTTCTGCCGTTTAGCCTAAATTAGGTATATATGTGTAGTATCGTTGTGCTATGATTCAGATGTAGGTATACTTACCCATGCGATTTCATCAAAGAATGGTCGGATTGGATTCAGGTGTTTTCAAACGTTTGAATTGCGCATGTGTTGGCTTTTAAGTAAGGTTTATAACCAGCAATCGGTAATGAAAAAAAGTTTCAACTCATGACTTGTCTGCTCAATCGACTAAAACATGCATATAATATGTTTAAGGTTGAAGAAGGtgtttataaatgggaagatgGAAGTTCCAAATCTTACAGTAACTGGCTTCAAGGAGAACCAAACAATTTAGGTATGTTTTCTGTTATTGATTGATcaagtggccgagcggttaagtaAGGTTTTGTATGATGTGTCATTCATACGTGTACACAATCAGCCCAGTCTTAGGAAATATTGATAAGATTGTATCTGTAAACTTTTTTCCTAAAAGTTAAGTTATTGTTATATTTGGCTTAagaattttattgtttaaacagGATGTAACCGAAATTGTTTGGACGCAAATTGCGTTGTCGTGGAAAGAACTAAAGGATACTGGGTAGATGAAAAATGTTCAAGAAAGCATCTTTTTCTATGTGAACGTATGGGTGAGTTTTATAACGTATAGAAATGTTATTTGCAGGCCGATCTTGCGCTTTGGAACGAAATGTAGATGAAGCAGACGGAGATTGTATGCGAAATATTTATCGGCGCATGCGTACACTACAAGTTCATTATACAccgtttttgttttattatcgGAACGGTATTTGGTCGagattttgttatatttacactACATTAAGTAGTAATTAGACGAATTTCTGCACTGCCAAATAGGTACTTTTTAGTCCAcaatgatttatatttataatgctCTATCCAAACTTTATAGAGAATGTTGAGTCAAGATTATATTAAGTATAAACAAACGTTTTGTGTTAATTTTACCAGGGTAAGAAACCTTTAGTctgaattaattttaaagtatGCCTTTATTGGTATTATGCTAATGAACCACATATATTATGCACATGCTGAAATTGCAACTGACTATGATACATAACATAGGCATCATGGATAGAATACAAATTTGCATTTCatagatattatttttatttattattgtgatAGAgttacaaatcaacaaatctAAAAATGTTCCTCCTGCTCCTCCGTGTCCACCTATGTGGAGAAAATACAACGGTTCCTGCTTTTTGCTGTCAAGAACACAATTATCATGGCAAGGGGCAAGACAGTATTGCAACAAGCGAAATGCATCTTTAGCCACTATCGGTAATTCTGATGAACAAGATTGGCTGGCAGAAATATTGAAGTTAAAGGAAAATGACAACTACTGGACAGCAATTAATGATATTGTAAGtatgtattttttgaattagtTTCCTCTCCTTTGAACCactaaatgaaatataaatattacaacCAACTGGACATCCAGTTCAGACGTAAGTTTTGACTTTCggataattttatttattgcatTATTTAGTTACGTATTTACGTTACATTTTAAAGGAAGAAGAAGGGGTATATAGAGGGACAGATGGTATTTCTGCTGAATACCTAAAGTGGGACATTGATCAACCGAATAATAAGGGTAAATACAATATCGTAATTCGTACCATAGATCAGTGAAAGCAATTGATGGTGCTTTTTTCAGAATTGTTTATGTACAGTGTTCTGCATtctaaaaaatgattattattttgtgCGTAGTGATTTCAAAATCTCTAATTATTCTGAATAGTTCAacacaaactatatttatgattttaggAGATTGTATAACATTTACACCCATGGTAGGAGGAGTAATGCACGACAGAGATTGTGCTAAAATTCAACCATGGCTCTGTGAACAGTCaggtataatatttattatattatgttgctATATAAGCGTGTATATAGAATAGATATagctttttttcattattatgttAAGAAGGGAAGAGTTAAGAACAACTTCATTCCCAGGAAGATGATGTTATTTTTGTGCTTGTGTTTCGGTGAAAACATTTGAAATGTGTCTTTAGACCAATATTGACAATCAATaagtatataaattaattacatttcagtGTTGTATACGCGTATAAACGATGATGCAACATATATATCAACATCGAAGAACACTGCTGTGATAGTTGCTTCTACTTGTTCTGCTGTACTAGTATTAGTAGTGATTTTCGCTGTCTTAATTGTCCTGCGACGACGACGCAGGCGATCAGTGTTAAAGTCACTACCTTACAAAAGTAATGTTCGTCCAGCGTCacgtaagtttttttttttgcaaatcacATGAGAAAAAATGATGTGATGACATCAAAGACGACAGTGATATAAATAAAGATAAGGACAGTGATGACATGACGAGAAGACAATAGACGGCTGTCAGTGATAACAACAAAATGTACAGTGATGCTAACAAGGACAACAATTGTGACAATAAAGATGacgataaagaaaaaaatgataacagagccaaaaatgataaaattaagTGACGACCGTGATGACACAAAGAAGATAGTGTTTTCAAAGACGTGAACGAGGCAACAAACGACTGACAGTTATGAAAACAAAGACATCCAAGAAAATATGTTGATGTTTTATATAATGCTGATGGTAactgaatacatttttttgttaaatacagACGACTATTTACCTCAACCAATTGTGGAACCAGCTGAAGAATTTAAGAATATGGAAATTCCACGAAATAGAATTACAACAAAGGACAGAATCGGAGGTGGTCAATTTGGCAAAGTTTTGCTGGGACATGTTGCTGGTATAGACGGCAGTGGCGAGACTATTAAAGTAGCAATTAAATGTTTACGAGGTAACTATGTCATATTGTCATTaagtcattttatttaaatactattAACGCGTACGctaatttttttgtaaacatgGCAAGAAGAGTGTCTAGAGCGAAATGCCACAAtggtaaaaatgtttttttattgttcacacaaaataaaaatgcataCCAATCCATTGAAAAGTTTACAAAAGTATAATGTGAGAAAATAGAAGCAGAATCTTATGCACTGTTGCACCattgacatttaaaaaagtCGAAGACTTGTAGGCTATTAAGTAATAATACTTTTAGTGCTATTAGTGATATTCCACGAAACATTTTTTTGGAAATTTCTGAAATTCTTCATTCCAGTTTTTTCCAGTAATCTAACGTCTATACCGTCCCCGTCACCAGTATAAGACCGTACTTTCAGtgtttaataatatgtattacTAATAATACCATTTGTGTTGTAGATCACACATCGAATAAAGAGGACTTTTTGGACGAAATTAGGTTGTTAATCGAACTAGGAAAGCATAAAAACATCATATCTTTGGTGGGATGTGTTACAATAAGTCAGCCAAACATGGCACTGTTTGAGTTCATGCAGTATGGAGACCTACTACAATTTCTGCGCAAAGCTCGTCAGGTTAGAAAGCACGAAGTGTTCGATGTAGGCATATGGTCAAGGATTAACGATATTAAATCAACTACTGTCCTATCAGTTAGATGGTAATTCCTCTTACACAagagctattttgtgaaccagtaaCACCAGTTAGTTTAGTTGTTACCGGTaggttttaaaatgtatattgagTAAAACGGCTATTATTGTTCTACAGGTCAAAGAGGGCGGTGAAGCCGATGACCCCATATATGCTGTTTCACTTCTCGACCAATTGAACATTGCAAGACAGATAGCAAATGGAATGGTAAGTTAATTTGACgaaaaatgatattttctcTAGCTAGCACTCTATTTTCTCTATCGAAATTGTCTGCTAACATACAAGCTTTCTTCATTTATTACTCCTGCAGGATTTTGTATCTTCCCTGAAATATTACCATGGTGATTTGGCAGCGAGGAATGTTCTCGTTGGTGAAAACTTGAACGTAAAGATTTGTGATTTTGGCTTAGCCGCTGATATATACCAAAAAGGATACGATCGTATGGCACCAGAGCAAAAACGACCGTTCAAGTGGTCTAGCCTAGAGACTTTGATAGAGGGTATATGCACCATTAAAAGTGACGTGTAAGGATGTATTCTTTTTTGTTTGGTAATACTTTAGTTGGATAATGATTTGATAGAACTATCAACTTGGTTCTGTTTTTCTAATAGATGTATCATTTATAACTACAATAATTTGGCTATCATTTTGTTCTATATCAGGTGGTCATATGGGGTTGTTCTTTACGAAGTGTTTACACTTGGAGCTGTTCCTTACCCTCACATTAATGCGAATACACTTCTTGAGCAATTAAAGGCGGGAACTCGACTCGCACAACCTAAGGATTGTCCGGATGATGTGTAAGTTAATCTttcattttgttaaattaaagaCGATTAGGAAGTGAACTAAATGGCATTCTTTGCTGTATACTTTTACGAAAGCCGTTTAAGATTGtgcaaatatttatattatatgttcTTTCCCAGGTTGAaccattattatatataaatattattattataaaataaggtATAAACGGAAGAATTTTACCCCCTAAAGAAAAACGATAAGAAATGCATTTTGAACGTTGGCCTGTTGCGTTAGAGCTGCTTAACATCCCATTAAACTTTTATCGTagttaattgtttataaatgaaatattagtACAGTATCTTATTTCTGTAGTATTACTTTTAATATGtgtgaaatattttttcaaGTCAACTACTTTCTAagttgaaattaaatttaacttgAAACAATTGTCtcaataaagttttttttttcaataatgttcCTCGTTAACAATAAGTAGCCAATTAtttgaatacaaacaatatagaaataaaaaattacatatatcagcatacagtattacaatGGAAATCATGTGGTAATTTAAATAATGGTGTACAAACATGAGTTTAATTAAAAGTTAAGATATACAGCCACTTTTTTGCCTATCCCCTTTTGTACAGCTCAGACATTGATTAtcaaatatataggcctatgtgttacattttcttaaattcaATTCAGATACTCATTGATGTCGCTATGCTGGCTGGAGAATTCCACTAAACGACCATACTTTGATgaaatttcaaacaatttaagccATCTACTAGAAACACATCATCAACCTGAAGGATATTTAGACTTCAATGCAACTGAATGTGAACTAAACAATGAACATAATTCAAGCATATCGATGACGTCATTTTCAGACAAGACGAACACATCTATACGTTATGTTAATGATAAAATTAAAGCAAAATTTGTaaagaattaaatttaatggcgtacattatattataataagtcTTTTAAATCATACTTTGGAAAAAGCAGTTAAATGAAATGTGTCAATTTTTGTCTATAGAAATGTATATCTTGTTTTAACTATGTATTGAAAGAAATTTATTCTTTCATCTCAATACatacttagcttaattttgcgTGAGAAGTAGAAGACACCGTTCTACACCAACACAATTTAGTTTGCAAACTCAACATTTGCCAGTGTAGAACAGTTGTATCACACAATGAAATTGGCGATTACCTGCGAAGCCATGGAATCATTAACGTAAAATAGAGTAAACAAAAATGTTCTAAGTGcaataagaaatttaaatttaaatttaattttatcttatttaatattagtaattatataacaatatttagaAATAACATTTAGATACACTAGCTCTAGTATATCTATTTACAATTGTATATTtacctattttaaaaatttttaattatatgaTCAATTTTCATaagtatttactgtaaataatgtCGGTTTGACTAATTgctatgtatatttttaatttgcataatacaatattatatcaaataaaCAACGTGTTATTGTATAATGAAATTTGTGAGggatataatataaaataaataaacaaaacgcCCAGTGATTGAAATTCTTGGCAAAATGAGCAATACATTTTTCACCTCGTACTAAAGATAAGAAGTcgagattttattattattattattatttacaattccTGAAATCCAATAGGCTCTCTAAGTATaacggcaaaaaaaaaaataaaactaggatgataaaaaaaatatgaaaacgcTTTTGTGCAAACAAAGCAAGTACGatacttaaattgtattttaccaagtagtaataatatatgttgatataaagtaataatataatgaatgatTACAATGCGTTTCCGAATTCCAATGACCTACTTCAATAgattataaaacaatcatgtgAATTTAAGCCCTTGTATTAACCTTAGAAAATCTTTAATACAATAACACATctatgattataatatttacGAAGGTGACTACCATCCGGCATTTAGTATTCTACAATTTGTTTAACGGTCTACTGTACGTGTTGAGGGCTCGAAGATAGTTTATGTTGAAGGATTTTAGTATGCGTGGCATTGTGATTATGGTAATAGTTTCACTAGTGTTTGAGAATGTGGTAACTTCAGAAGAAAAAAGAAGTAAGTAAAAATTTGGTAATTAATCCGAAtaaaaattttacaaaataatagtaGACTACTCATCTCAATAAATACTATAACCACGATTGTGTATTTTTTAGTAAAAGTAGGAACAAATATACTTTCGGAAGGTTTACGTAAAAAGTGTCACGTCACGACTAAATTACTAAAAGAGCATTTTAATGAATTGTTTTCCATTTTCAGTTTATAACGACCATGTATCCATGTGTTACGTAATATCATGGGCACAGTATAGAGCTGGAATCGGAGCTTTTACTGTGGATAACATCGATCCAACGCTTTGCACACACGTGATCTACGCCTTTGCAACTATTGACGATGACATGCACTTAGCAGCCTTGGAATGGAACGACTTGTCCAAAACATGGTTAGTCGGAAACTATGAGAGACTACATCAGCTTAAAAACATAAATCCGGATCTACAAATAATACTTAGTGTCGGTGGATTTTCATTCGGAACTGAACCATTTACAATGATGACGTCTAATGTAGAGGTGCGAGCTGAGTTTATCCGACATGCAGTGACTTTTCTGAGGGCCAACACATTTGATGGATTACAGATTGATTGGCAGTATCCTACTTTTGGTACTAGTCCACCGGAAGATCGCCAAAGATACACATTTCTGCTTCAGGCATGTTAGAGTCACATCTCATCTATGACTCTAAACACAGAGTTTCACATTTTTACTCTAGTTGTGTATCACATTCTTAAAGAGTATTAACAAAGTATAATCTGATTCAAAACATAATTACCgtacttccacaatccaacctACACCAACGTTGGTGCAAATTGGTTTTTAGGATATTGTAGGTTGGTTTTGTGGATGTTgcttataggcctattgttaattttctgttgtaattgtttctcttcttgttctttttttgtatatgatttttatatggttgtactatccgaaataaagaaatgaatgaatagATTATACAAAAAATACCAATGCTTTTCATATCACTGGGTTCTCATGTCAACTATATCAGATCTATCCGTCGGACACCGAAAATGGTCATACTGTATGTCACTTCCTATCCCGTCAAAAAAGTAAACAGTTTTCATTGTGTTTGTCTAGTTTGTaaagtgtttttatttgtaatttcagGAACTTAAAGAAGCATTTCGTGAAGAGTCTGAACAACTAGAAAGAAAGCAGCTTATTCTTATTGCGGCAGTTGCTGGAGACAAGTACTATGAAAAGGCATATGAGATTGATAAAGTTTCAAGGTAAACAGAGTagagctttaaatcgcattttcCATAACTTCTTATAA
Encoded proteins:
- the LOC140055505 gene encoding fibroblast growth factor receptor-like; its protein translation is MELQINKSKNVPPAPPCPPMWRKYNGSCFLLSRTQLSWQGARQYCNKRNASLATIGNSDEQDWLAEILKLKENDNYWTAINDIEEEGVYRGTDGISAEYLKWDIDQPNNKGDCITFTPMVGGVMHDRDCAKIQPWLCEQSVLYTRINDDATYISTSKNTAVIVASTCSAVLVLVVIFAVLIVLRRRRRRSVLKSLPYKSNVRPASHDYLPQPIVEPAEEFKNMEIPRNRITTKDRIGGGQFGKVLLGHVAGIDGSGETIKVAIKCLRDHTSNKEDFLDEIRLLIELGKHKNIISLVGCVTISQPNMALFEFMQYGDLLQFLRKARQVKEGGEADDPIYAVSLLDQLNIARQIANGMDFVSSLKYYHGDLAARNVLVGENLNVKICDFGLAADIYQKGYDRMAPEQKRPFKWSSLETLIEGICTIKSDVWSYGVVLYEVFTLGAVPYPHINANTLLEQLKAGTRLAQPKDCPDDVYSLMSLCWLENSTKRPYFDEISNNLSHLLETHHQPEGYLDFNATECELNNEHNSSISMTSFSDKTNTSIRYVNDKIKAKFVKN